GGACGCACCCGTCACCTGGGCCTTCGGCAGGGAACTGCTGATCGACGGAGTGGGCGGACCGTGCGGCGACGGAGACGTACGCATCGCACCCGCCGACTCCGAACAGCTCCACGAGGTGCTGATCAAACTCCAAGTGGGCAGCGACCAGGCGGTGTTCAGGGCCTCCGTGGCCCCGCTGGTCGCCTTCCTGGACCGCACCGACAAGCTGGTCCCGCTCGGCCAGGAGCGCGCCCTCGCGGACTTCGACGCCCACCTCGACGAGGCGCTGGACCGCATCCTCACCGAGGAACAGAGCGCGGGCTGACACGGTCGCCGAGCGTTGCCGTAACGCTTCAGCTCTGCGCAAAGGAAGCGTCCCGTGCCGCCGAAGCCGTACCGGAGGGCGAACACCGCCCTCCGGCTCGGCGGCCGGTTCAGCGTTTGCGGCGCCGCCCGCGCCCGCCGCGCAGGGCCGCCCGGCCCGGACCGGCGCTCGCGCCCGTGCCGCTCGCGCCACCGCCGCCCGTACCGTCGCCGGTCGGGCCGCCCGCCGTGGCGCCGGCCGCGACGGGCGCCTCGCCGGGCTTGTCGGCCGAGACGACCAGCGCCGCGAGCGCCGTGGTCATCGGTACGGAGGCGACGAGCCCGATCGAGCCGATCAGGGTCCGCACGATCTCCTCCGCGACCAGCTCACTGTTGGCCACCGTGCCCACGCTGGACTGGGCGATGGAGAACAGCAGCAGCAAGGGCAACGCGGCGCCCGCGTAGGCAAGGACGAGGGTGTTGACCACCGAGGCGATGTGGTCGCGGCCGATGCGGATCGCCGCCCGGTACAGGCCGCGCCGCCCCATGCCCGGGTCGGCCTGGTGCAGTTCCCAGACCGCCGAGGTCTGGGTGACCGTCACATCGTCGAGCACACCCAGCGAACCGATGATGACCCCGGCGAGCAGCAGGCCGCTCATGTCCAGGTCGGGGTACAGGCCGTGGATCAGGCCCGTGTTGTCGTCGGTGTTGCCGGTCAGCGCCGCCCAGTCGATGAACAGCGAGCCGAGCAGACCGATGAGCAGCAGCGAGGCGAGCGTGCCGAGCACCGCGACC
This is a stretch of genomic DNA from Streptomyces sp. NA04227. It encodes these proteins:
- a CDS encoding SsgA family sporulation/cell division regulator — translated: MRESVQAEVMMSFLVSEELSFRIPVELRYETADPYAVRLTFHLPGDAPVTWAFGRELLIDGVGGPCGDGDVRIAPADSEQLHEVLIKLQVGSDQAVFRASVAPLVAFLDRTDKLVPLGQERALADFDAHLDEALDRILTEEQSAG